In Fusobacterium hwasookii, a single window of DNA contains:
- a CDS encoding ExbD/TolR family protein, whose translation MSKYKKKRESAKLDLTPLIDVVFLLIIFFMVTTTFNNFGSVQIDLPSSTIQQTDKNKSIEIIIDKDGKYHISEDGKITQVQFSDLDAYLKSAKEATVSADKNLKYQTIMDVITKIKENGVDNLGLTFYE comes from the coding sequence ATGAGCAAATATAAGAAGAAAAGAGAGTCAGCTAAATTAGATTTAACACCACTTATAGATGTTGTTTTTCTTTTAATTATATTTTTTATGGTAACTACAACATTTAATAATTTTGGTTCAGTTCAAATAGATTTACCTAGCTCTACTATTCAACAAACAGATAAAAACAAAAGTATAGAAATTATAATTGATAAAGACGGAAAATATCATATTTCTGAAGATGGAAAGATTACCCAAGTACAATTCTCAGATTTAGATGCTTATCTAAAATCTGCAAAAGAAGCCACTGTTTCTGCTGATAAGAATTTAAAATATCAAACTATCATGGATGTTATAACTAAAATAAAAGAAAATGGTGTGGATAATTTGGGCTTAACTTTCTATGAATAG
- a CDS encoding DUF1858 domain-containing protein, which translates to MVTGDMNIMEAVEKYPVIVEVLQRNGLGCVGCMIASGETLAEGIEAHGLDTKAILAEINALIKE; encoded by the coding sequence ATGGTTACAGGAGATATGAATATAATGGAAGCGGTTGAAAAATACCCAGTAATAGTTGAAGTTTTACAAAGAAATGGTTTAGGATGTGTAGGATGTATGATAGCTTCAGGAGAAACTTTAGCAGAAGGAATTGAAGCTCACGGATTAGATACTAAAGCTATTCTTGCTGAAATTAATGCTTTAATTAAAGAATAA
- a CDS encoding energy transducer TonB → MKKYILISLVLHLIILFGFGVIQKTQMVKDEPKNQVVPIAFVAKQTSDNPGGKVLDTQEREKQSPEPPKPKVEKKPEEKKPEEKKVEKKPEKKEIESNIPSKDAKPVEKQPEPTTSENTQSTETTSRGESTSSETSSSTGGSTKGTGSGDEGFGSNFISDGDGSYIALSSKGINYEILNEVEPDYPSQAESIGYSKQVKVTVKFLVGLKGNVEKAEITQSHKDLGFDAEVMKAIKKWRFKPIYHNGKNIKVYFVKTFVFDPQ, encoded by the coding sequence ATGAAAAAATATATTTTAATATCTCTTGTACTTCACTTAATAATATTATTTGGATTTGGTGTAATTCAAAAAACTCAAATGGTAAAGGATGAGCCTAAAAATCAAGTTGTTCCTATAGCCTTTGTAGCTAAACAAACTTCTGATAATCCAGGTGGAAAAGTTTTAGATACACAGGAAAGAGAAAAACAAAGTCCTGAACCACCAAAACCAAAAGTTGAAAAGAAGCCAGAAGAGAAAAAGCCTGAGGAAAAGAAAGTTGAAAAGAAACCTGAAAAGAAAGAGATAGAAAGTAATATCCCAAGTAAAGATGCTAAGCCAGTTGAGAAGCAACCAGAACCAACTACTTCTGAAAATACTCAATCTACAGAAACTACTAGTAGGGGAGAAAGTACTTCAAGTGAGACTTCTTCTAGTACTGGAGGAAGTACAAAGGGCACAGGAAGTGGAGATGAAGGCTTTGGTTCAAACTTTATTTCTGATGGAGATGGAAGTTATATAGCACTTTCATCAAAAGGAATAAATTATGAAATATTAAATGAAGTAGAACCTGATTATCCTTCACAAGCCGAATCAATAGGATATTCAAAACAAGTAAAAGTAACAGTTAAGTTTTTGGTAGGTTTAAAAGGGAATGTTGAAAAAGCTGAAATAACACAATCTCATAAGGATTTGGGCTTTGATGCTGAGGTTATGAAGGCTATTAAAAAGTGGAGATTTAAGCCTATATATCATAATGGAAAAAATATAAAAGTTTATTTTGTTAAAACCTTTGTATTTGATCCTCAATAA